Part of the Chitinophaga parva genome is shown below.
GGGCGAAAGAAAAGTGGCTGGCTGGATCCAGGACCGCTATGGTCCTAACCGTGCGGGTCCCCTGGGTATCCTGCAACCCCTGGCGGATGGTGGTAAGCTGTTTTTCAAGGAAGAAATCATTCCGGCAAACTCTAACCGTTTCCTCTTCATCCTGGGCCCGTCCCTGGCTATGCTGGTAGCTTGTATGACCAGCGCCGTGATCCCCTGGGGCGATGTACTGGAAGTAGGCGGCCGCCAGATCTCCCTGCAGGTGGCAGATGTGAACATTGGTGTGCTGTACATCTTTGCCGTAGTGAGCCTGGGTGTATATGGTGTAATGCTGGGCGGCTGGGGCTCTAACAATAAATTTTCCCTGCTGGCCGCGCTGCGAGGCGCTTCCCAGATCATTTCCTACGAGCTGGCCATGGGGCTGTCCCTGATTTCCCTGGTAATGCTCACCGGTTCTCTCAGCATTAAAGACATCGTGGAGCAGCAGCGCCATGGCCTCTGGAACATTGTGTACCAGCCCCTGGGCTTCCTGATCTTCCTGATCTGCTCTTTTGCGGAGTGTACCCGTACCCCGTTTGACCTTACCGAAGCAGACTCTGAGCTGAACGGTGGTTACCACCTGGAGTACTCTTCCATGAAGCTGGGCTTTTACCTGTTTGCAGAGTACATCAATATGTTCATCAGCTCTGCGCTGATGGCAAGCCTGTACTTTGGCGGTTACAGCTTCCCCGGCATGGATAGTCTGGGCCTGTCTGTGAATGCCACAACTGTACTGGGTTTCCTGGCACTGTTCATCAAGATCATCGCTTTCCTGTTCTTCTTTATGTGGGTACGCTGGACGCTGCCGCGCTTCCGCTATGACCAGCTGATGCGCCTGGGCTGGAATATGCTGATCCCCCTAGCACTTTTCAACATGCTGATCACCGGCGGCCTCATTCTCTGGCAGGGACACGGACATTAATACGATATTTCAACAATAATATTCTGCATTATGCAAGCATTAACAGAAAGGGCTAAACTGGTAGACCGCAAGCCCATGACTTTTGTGGAGCGCCTCTACCTTTGGAACATCTTCAAAGGGATGATCATCACCTTTGCCCACCTGTTCAAGAAAAAAGTGACGGTGAAATACCCGGAACAGAAACGTGAATTCAGCCCGGTATTCCGCGGGTTGCATATTCTCAACCGCGACAGCGAAGGCCGGGAGAACTGCACCGCGTGCGGTTTGTGCGCCGTAGCCTGCCCGGCGGAAGCCATCACCATGGAAGCGGCAGAACGTAAGCCAGGTGAGGAACACCTGTACCGGGAAGAGAAATACGCAGCGCGTTATGAGATCAATATGCTGCGTTGCATCTTCTGCGGTTTCTGTGAAGAAGCCTGCCCTAAAGATGCGATCTACCTTACCGAAACATTTGCGCCGGCAAATTTCAAGCGCGAAGGTTTCATTTATGGCAAACCGGATCTGCTGATCCCGCATCCTAAAACCGGTCAATAACGTTTACGCAAGACTGCGGCCCGCAAAGGGCTGTGGCATTGGAAAATAGTCACTAACTAACAATGGGTATTCAACAAACTCTTTTCATGGTATTGGCTGTGATCTCCCTGATCACGGCGCTGGGTGTGGTACTGAGCAAAAGCCCTGTAAGCAGCGTGCTTTGCCTCATCCTGACCTTTTTTACCATTGCAGGTCACTACATCCTGCTGAACGCACAGTTCCTCGCGGTGGTGCACATCATCGTGTATGCAGGCGCCATCATGGTACTCTTCCTGTTCGTGATCATGCTCATGAACCTGAATACGGAAGGGGAGCCGCAAAAACGCAACTGGCTTAAATATGCAGGCGCCATCAGTGGTGGTGCACTGCTGGTGGTACTGGTAGCCGCTATCCGCGACACTTCCATGCCTGCCCTGTCCCCCCAGTCTACGGATGTAGGCCTTATCCACAACCTGGGCACCCTGCTGTTCAGCAAATATGTAGCGCCGTTTGAGATCAGCAGCGTGCTGTTTCTCAGCGCCATGGTAGGAGCCGTGGTAGTGGGCAAGAAGTAAACAACGATCCTAACAATTCAACAATCTAACAATGCCTGTACAGTATTATATCTTTTTGAGCGTGGCCCTGTTCTGCATCGGTGTGATGGGTGTATTGATGCGCCGCAATGCGATCATCATTTTTATGTGCGTGGAGCTGATGCTGAATGCCGTGAACCTGCTGATGGTGGCCTTCTCCAAAATGTGGGCAGACGCCGGGCATGCAGATGCGGGCGCTGCACAGATCTTTGTATTTTTCATCATGGTGGTAGCCGCCGCAGAAGTAGCCGTAGGCCTGGCCATCATTGTTATGATGTACCGCAATACGCATTCTGTGGATATTAATTTATTGAACAGACTTAAAAACTAAATTGTTGGATGGTAAGATTGTTAGATGGTTTTAGAACGGTCCAACAATTCAACCATTTGGCAGTCTAACATCTAAATATCGTCGTACAAATAGATACTAAATGAGCAATCTAGTTTGGCTGGTACCGCTGTTACCATTCATAGGTTTTCTGGTAAATGGATTAGGAAGAAAATTCCTGCCCAAAGCAGGTGTAAGTGTGGTGGGGAGTGGCTCCGTGATTGCCGCTTTTGCTATTGCCGTAGGAATATTCCTGCAGGTGAAGGCTCCCGGCTTTACACCGCAGGTGGTTTCCCTGTTTGACTTCATTTCCGTGGGTAAGCTGCAGATCCCGTTTGCCTTCCAGGTAGACCAGCTGAGTGCCCTGTTCCTGCTCATCATTACCGGGGTAGGTTCGCTCATTCACATCTACTCCGTCGCTTACATGCACGAGGAAAGCAACGAAGGCTTTGCGCGTTATTTTGCTTATCTCAATCTCTTCGTTTTCTCCATGCTGCTGCTGGTGCTGGGCGCCAACTATGTGATGATGTTCATTGGCTGGGAAGGCGTGGGGCTTTGCTCTTACCTGCTGATCGGCTTTTGGTTCAAGAACCCGAGCTACAGCAAAGCGGCCAACAAGGCCTTTATCATGAACCGCATTGGTGACCTGGGCTTCCTGCTGGGCATCTTTTATATTATTGCCAACTTTGGTTCTGTAAGCTACGCAGCGGTATTCCCGCAGGCGGCCACCCTGGGTGCAGGCAACCACACGCTGGTGATCATTGCCGTGCTGTTGTTTATAGGTGCTATGGGTAAATCTGCACAGATCCCGCTGTACACCTGGCTGCCCGATGCGATGGCCGGTCCTACCCCGGTATCTGCCCTCATCCACGCGGCTACGATGGTAACTGCCGGCATCTACATGATTGCCCGCAGTAACGTGATCTATACTTTGACCCCCAGCGTGCAGCAATTCATTGCCATCATTGGCGTGGCCACCGCGCTGCTGGCAGCTTCCATTGCCATAGCACAAAACGATATTAAGAAGGTGCTTGCTTACTCCACCGTGAGCCAGCTGGGTTATATGTTTATTGCCCTGGGCGTAGGTGCTTACGGTACCGCGGTATTCCACGTAATGACACACGCCTTCTTCAAAGCCCTGCTTTTCCTGGGTTCCGGCTCCGTGATCCATGCCATGGGCGGAGAGCAGGATATCCGTAAAATGGGGGGGCTGAAAAAATACCTGCCCACTACCAACTGGACTTTCCTGGTGGGCTGTCTGGCCATTGCAGGTATTCCCGGCCTGTCCGGCTTCTTCTCTAAAGACGAGATCCTGGCCAGCGCTTTCGCTACCAACAAGATCATTTATGTACTGGCACTGCTGGGCGCTCTAATGACTGCCTTCTATATGTTCCGCCTGTACTTTATTACATTCACTGGTAGCTTCCGCGGCACACATGAGCAGGAACATCACTTACATGAAAGCCCTGCTGCCATGACCATTCCGCTGGTGATCCTGGCCCTGCTGTCCATCTTTGGCGGTTATGTGGGCCTGCCGGAAATATTTGGTAAGAACATGCTCCATGAATACCTGGCACCCATCTTTGCACCCAGCGCTCCCTTTGCAGCCGTGCACGAACTGGAGCACTCCACGGAGATCATCCTGATGGTAATCAGCTCTGTATTGGTGATCGTGATGATCGCCTTTGCATGGGGCAGGTACCGCAACTACCAAGATAATGGTGCAGAAAGCACCGGCCTGACCAAGGTGCTGGAAAACAAGTGGTATGTAGATGAACTGTACGACGCCGTGATCGTGCGCCCGCTGATGGCCCTGAGCCAGTTCTTCAGCGAAGTGATGGAAAAAATGGGTATTGACCGCCTGGTAAATGGGATCGGCAAAACGGTACAGTGGGGAGGCCAGCAACTGCGGGTGATCCAGAACGGCCAGGTAGGCTTCTACATATTTGCCATGGTATTGGGTATGATCGTATTACTGGTGATCGGCTTATTATTCTAACACTCAAAGCGGAAGTTACAAGCGCAAGAAATAGATTATGTTGACAGTTTTATTAATATTGATTCCTTTGCTTGCCGGTGTGATCACATTTGGCCTCAAAGGTGCCGGTCCCAAAATACTGGCTTTGCTTTCTTCCATCGCCACGCTGGGCGTAGCACTGGTGGCGCTGTTCCAGTTCCGGGCAAACCCCGCCGCCACGCATGTGAGCGCGCAGTGGATCCCGCAGCTGAAAGCGAATTTCGAGGTAGGCCTGGATGGCATGGCTGCTATGCTTTGCCTGCTCACCGCCCTGGCGTTTGTGCTGGTGTTTGTCAGCATCTTTTCCCGGGAATACGAGCGCTCCGCCAGCTTTTATGGGCTAATGCTGCTGTCGCAGGCAGGTCTCACCGGTGTGTTTGTAGCTGCCGATGCGATGCTGTTCTACGTATTCTGGGAACTGGCCCTCATCCCCGTGTATTTCCTCTGCTCCATGTGGGGCGGGGAAAGACGCATTCCCGTTACATTTAAATTCTTTGTTTATACGTTCATCGGTTCCCTGTTCATGCTGGTGGGCATTATTTACCTCTACCTGCATGCAGGCTCTTTTGGCTACCAGGATTTCATAAAGGGTGCCGCTGGTCTTTCTGCCAGCGACCAGAACTGGTTGTTCTGGCTGTTCTTCGTGGCCTTTGCCATCAAGATGCCGATCTTCCCGCTGCACACCTGGCAGCCGGATACTTACGAACAGAGCCCCACCCCGGTGACCATGATCCTTTCCGGTGTAATGGTGAAAATGGGTCTTTTCGGGGTGCTGCGCTGGCTGCTCCCGGTACTGCCACATGCCGCCGCCGGCTGGGCAGACCTGGTGATGATCCTGTCTATCATCGGCATTGTATACGCCTCCTGCATTGCCATCGTACAAAGTGACCTGAAAAGAATGATCGCGTATTCTTCCATTGCCCACATCGGGTTAATGAGCGCCGCGATCTTTGCGCATAATGAGACCAGCCTGCAAGGTGTCATGGTACAGATGTTTAACCATGGTATCAATATCATCGGGCTGTGGATCATCGTGGATGTGATAGAGCAGCGGCTGGGTATCAGGAACATGAAAGAGCTGGGAGGCATTGCTTCCAAAGCGCCTAAGATCGCCATCTTCCTGGTCGTGATCGCCCTGGCCAATGTGGCCCTGCCGCTGACGAACGGTTTTATCGGTGAGTTCCTCATGTTCAGTGGCGTGTTCCAGGTGAATGTGTGGTTCATGGCAGTAGCCGGCCTGGGTATCATCCTTTCTGCCGTGTACATGCTCAACATGATACAGCGGGTGATCTTCGGTGAAAGCAATGCGGTGACTTCCAATGTGACCGATCTGACCGCCGGCGAAACGTTTTCGCTGACGCTGATCGTGCTGCTGATCGTATACCTCGGTGTGTATCCGAAACCGCTGCTGGAGCTGGTGCAAGGCTCTTCCCAGGCGGTACTGGCAGCCTTTGGCCGCTAAGCATTTCATCCTTATTCAAGGTAAAAGACAGGATCTGTGCACACGCTATCGTGGATTTTTACCAGCAAACGTTTTCGGTTTTTTTGTAACACAGCAATATGAACGCATTACTTTCTACTGCTATCTCGGGCCTGGTCCTGATGTTCGTTGGGTTGTTC
Proteins encoded:
- the nuoH gene encoding NADH-quinone oxidoreductase subunit NuoH, translated to MMMQISFDLVYLLDKVLLIVGVLALSLLVAMYSTWGERKVAGWIQDRYGPNRAGPLGILQPLADGGKLFFKEEIIPANSNRFLFILGPSLAMLVACMTSAVIPWGDVLEVGGRQISLQVADVNIGVLYIFAVVSLGVYGVMLGGWGSNNKFSLLAALRGASQIISYELAMGLSLISLVMLTGSLSIKDIVEQQRHGLWNIVYQPLGFLIFLICSFAECTRTPFDLTEADSELNGGYHLEYSSMKLGFYLFAEYINMFISSALMASLYFGGYSFPGMDSLGLSVNATTVLGFLALFIKIIAFLFFFMWVRWTLPRFRYDQLMRLGWNMLIPLALFNMLITGGLILWQGHGH
- the nuoI gene encoding NADH-quinone oxidoreductase subunit NuoI; its protein translation is MQALTERAKLVDRKPMTFVERLYLWNIFKGMIITFAHLFKKKVTVKYPEQKREFSPVFRGLHILNRDSEGRENCTACGLCAVACPAEAITMEAAERKPGEEHLYREEKYAARYEINMLRCIFCGFCEEACPKDAIYLTETFAPANFKREGFIYGKPDLLIPHPKTGQ
- a CDS encoding NADH-quinone oxidoreductase subunit J family protein; this encodes MGIQQTLFMVLAVISLITALGVVLSKSPVSSVLCLILTFFTIAGHYILLNAQFLAVVHIIVYAGAIMVLFLFVIMLMNLNTEGEPQKRNWLKYAGAISGGALLVVLVAAIRDTSMPALSPQSTDVGLIHNLGTLLFSKYVAPFEISSVLFLSAMVGAVVVGKK
- the nuoK gene encoding NADH-quinone oxidoreductase subunit NuoK encodes the protein MPVQYYIFLSVALFCIGVMGVLMRRNAIIIFMCVELMLNAVNLLMVAFSKMWADAGHADAGAAQIFVFFIMVVAAAEVAVGLAIIVMMYRNTHSVDINLLNRLKN
- the nuoL gene encoding NADH-quinone oxidoreductase subunit L, coding for MSNLVWLVPLLPFIGFLVNGLGRKFLPKAGVSVVGSGSVIAAFAIAVGIFLQVKAPGFTPQVVSLFDFISVGKLQIPFAFQVDQLSALFLLIITGVGSLIHIYSVAYMHEESNEGFARYFAYLNLFVFSMLLLVLGANYVMMFIGWEGVGLCSYLLIGFWFKNPSYSKAANKAFIMNRIGDLGFLLGIFYIIANFGSVSYAAVFPQAATLGAGNHTLVIIAVLLFIGAMGKSAQIPLYTWLPDAMAGPTPVSALIHAATMVTAGIYMIARSNVIYTLTPSVQQFIAIIGVATALLAASIAIAQNDIKKVLAYSTVSQLGYMFIALGVGAYGTAVFHVMTHAFFKALLFLGSGSVIHAMGGEQDIRKMGGLKKYLPTTNWTFLVGCLAIAGIPGLSGFFSKDEILASAFATNKIIYVLALLGALMTAFYMFRLYFITFTGSFRGTHEQEHHLHESPAAMTIPLVILALLSIFGGYVGLPEIFGKNMLHEYLAPIFAPSAPFAAVHELEHSTEIILMVISSVLVIVMIAFAWGRYRNYQDNGAESTGLTKVLENKWYVDELYDAVIVRPLMALSQFFSEVMEKMGIDRLVNGIGKTVQWGGQQLRVIQNGQVGFYIFAMVLGMIVLLVIGLLF
- a CDS encoding complex I subunit 4 family protein gives rise to the protein MLTVLLILIPLLAGVITFGLKGAGPKILALLSSIATLGVALVALFQFRANPAATHVSAQWIPQLKANFEVGLDGMAAMLCLLTALAFVLVFVSIFSREYERSASFYGLMLLSQAGLTGVFVAADAMLFYVFWELALIPVYFLCSMWGGERRIPVTFKFFVYTFIGSLFMLVGIIYLYLHAGSFGYQDFIKGAAGLSASDQNWLFWLFFVAFAIKMPIFPLHTWQPDTYEQSPTPVTMILSGVMVKMGLFGVLRWLLPVLPHAAAGWADLVMILSIIGIVYASCIAIVQSDLKRMIAYSSIAHIGLMSAAIFAHNETSLQGVMVQMFNHGINIIGLWIIVDVIEQRLGIRNMKELGGIASKAPKIAIFLVVIALANVALPLTNGFIGEFLMFSGVFQVNVWFMAVAGLGIILSAVYMLNMIQRVIFGESNAVTSNVTDLTAGETFSLTLIVLLIVYLGVYPKPLLELVQGSSQAVLAAFGR